tctctctctctctcactctctcttctctctctctctctctctctctctcttctctctctctctctctctctctctctctctctctctcttcttctctctgtctctgtctctgtctctctctctctctctctctctctctctctctctctctctctctctttctctctcttctgtctctctctctctctctgtctctctctctctctctctttctgtctctctctctctgtctctctctgtctctgtctctgtctctctctctctctctctctctctctctctctctctctctctctctctctctctctgtctctctctctctgtctctctttgtctctctctctctctctctgtctctgtctctctctctctctccacacactgtaataataacaatttTTACTTGgacatgatacagtggacccccgcataccgtacgcatcacctaacgttcaatccgcataccgctcgcttttatcgcaaaaattttgcctcgcatactgctcaaaaacccgctcaccgctcttcgtccgagacgcgtccaatgtgcgcccttagccagcctcacatgtgccgccggtggcattgtttaccagccagcctccgcggtaacatccaagcatacaatcggaacatttcgtattattacagtgtttttggtgattttatctgcaaaataagtgaccataggccccaagaaagcttctagtgccaaccctacagcaataagggtgagaattactatagagatgaagaaaaagatcattgataagtatgaaagtggagtgcgtgtctccgagctgggcaggttgtataataaacctcaatcaaccatcgctactattggtggtacagctgctgctgctgtaccaccgtcagctgctgctgtagtaccgtctgctgctgctgtagcatcgtctgctgctgctgtagcactgtcagctgctgctgctgctgctgctgctgctgctgctgtagcaccgttgttggtgtggcttattgagaataccaagaaacaattaacctcagaggatttgccacccaggataacccaaaaaagtcagtgtcatcgaagactgtctaacttatttccattgggggtccttaatcttgtctcccaggatgcaacccacaccagtcgactaacacccaggtgaacagggaaaaatgcctggagctagtgctcatattggtgaatttaaagccagcaaaggttggtttgagagattaagaatcgtagtggcatacacagtgtgataaggcctgttctggaagaaaatgccaaacaggacctacagtactcaggaggaaaaggcactcccaggacacagtgtctcatcagtcattgctgcatcttcaataaaggtaagtgtcatttattcttcatttagtagagtagtacatgcacaatatatattgtgcatgtactactctactattgtgcatgtatccttctctttgtgtgtaggaaaatgtatatttcatgtggtaaaaatttttttttcatacttttgggtgtcttgtacggattaatttgatttccattatttcttatggggaaaattcattcgcataccgatcatttcgcataacaatgagccctcttgcacggattaaagtcgctatgtgggggtccactgtacatagttgtacaaagaaatatagtagttgggtgtacatgccaaaagccccttctatgcagagcattatgggcaggcttaaaattaacttaaagaTTCACCCTAAACCCTGTGACTGTTGCGACCCCACGTCCTAAAGTGTCTCTCTGTGttgcaaaatatttaaaaaaaaaaattattttttcttacgaaatgatagTGAATCtcttcctgatggtaatgacaccaaaagtacgaaatttgatggaaaacttacagaattacactcTTGTGAAGTTATCaatctcggcgatatttacacatcagcgattttacccactttgagccctattttcgctaattccattgttccagttgaccaaactcatagctatttctttagaactccatttgttctatcgattgactacaagaaaccacccatttaccgatttcaactacccaataaagtggtcagaatttggcaatttggccaatttcacacaaattaaaaaagatgccagtttctaAATAGGGTCAAGAATGAACAACGCAGAtgtttctggcactaaaataacattttctctgttcatcagtcacatctctaggcccctcttatattactcttactttctattttgaatttttattcgcacaaaaaatagaagatttacttttatgcagaccactgcataattgtataaataatgtcaactcacgtgtgactgcatattagaatggttagttggacacttattggacagtgacatcatttgtttactcttgaacatcgggaaaactcaaacatttccactactttgagctcaatttcaaggtccttttcatcgtgaaaccaatcaaaatcatctctatttctgtaatgtcttccattctctcaaatgagaccaagaaaacgagaatgcaaccataaatactatatgaaaatacacctcaaattcagcTTTTCagtccaaaaacacggtcggattttttttttctcatgcactgcgtgctgcaggatttttttatactacacacactgaccatagacccattctctcgcatgtgggcctaccagctttctcccgattttggcatattaatacgtcaaaaacactggcttgtaagattATATATATGacagaaacagtcaaagggtaaatttattccacataatccttgaatttatacatttttattcccctcttttcctgccataactgatccttcaacatcattgctactccttccttagctgtaACTctgttagaaacccctgacctaatctcatttatttctccccactgaaactctcctaccctttcagctttatttcacttagagccaggacatccagcttcttttcattcataacaatcACAGTCatctcttatcatctgcacttCATCCACTCACATTCAGACTTTTCTcaactttttcttctttttattttaTGTAAGCTGTAcagaaaaaggggttactagccattgctctcggcattttagttgatttttacaacacgcatggcttacgaaggaaagattcttattccacttcctcatggatatgaaaggaaaataataagaataagaattaaGAAAAACCAAAGAAAATTCaggtgagtgtgtatacataaatgtgtacatgcatgtgtagtgtgacctaaatgtgagtaaaagtagcaagatatacagTACCTGttatcttgtatgtttatgagacagaaaaaagaagaCATCAGCactcctgccatcatgtaaaacaaatacagctTTCTGTCTTACTCATTTGgctggacagtagtacctccctgggtggttgctgtctaccaacctactacttttaATATAGTCATAATATTTTTCAAATTACATTAAATGCATAAAATTGCTTTTTTTTGCTCCCAAACAGATGTTTGACTGTGGATAGTGTCACCTGGCAACATCATTCATGAGTGTCCTTCCAGCCACCTGTCCACCCAACTGCTTCAGAAGGCCACCCAGTATACTTGACTGCTGTCAGTACTATGCACTTCATTTGAGGTactccctaaattaataatggCTATGATAGATGAAAATGTGTCATTGTTGCCTGCAGTGCATCCAACAATGGAAAGGTGTAACCTTGTTAGACACTCTGTTGTGTTGACTTTTTCTGAAGTGTATAAACACATGTCTCTCTTAAAAGGCAGAAGTATTTATGATTACTGTATACAAGAAAATGCTCCAGGGTACATTAAACATGTTTTTTCAGTTGAAGAGAATGACATGGTCCAAACAAGCATAGCTCCAGAACACCTAAACTTGAAGGTTTTGTACAAATTAGTTAGGTATGTGTGTGGTCTGGCTCCACGTGAGGATGACACATGGCACAACAAGGACTCGCTAGAGTTTCTCATTAATTCTGCTTGGGAACAAATGGAAACTTTAAATGAGGCTGCTGCCTTAACAGATCAGTGTCTTAATCACAGGCTTGACATTCTGCAACAGTGTCTATCAAAAATTCTTGACAAAGTTCAGGAAATGAAGCAGGTAGATGTTGAGACCGTCCGCAGAGAGGTACTAAAAAATTCCACGATGACACCAGTGGGCCCATGTGCAAATGCATCCTCCTCTTCTGacataccatacatgtacaaaatTTTAACCCAGCATATAATACATAGAATATTTGTAATGGTATTTAAACAACTGAACTgccttaatgaaaaaagtatctATGACTACCTTAAGGAAGACACAAACATACGTAGACCAATGGTATGTTTCACACGTAGAGAAAAAGACATATTGAAGAATAAATCCTTCCAGCCAGAAAATGTGTCTATCCATCTCTTATATAAACTCCTGCCACGTGTGTGTGATCTGTCAAGCCATAAAGAGTGGCCTACATCTCAAAATACAATAGAATATTGCCTTTTCTGCATAAAGCAAGAGCATGACTGCGCAGCATTCCTAGATGTGCAAAAATTTGCAAACAACTCGCACAAGTTATACAGATACTTGGACAGAATATTGAGTATGATTGCAGAGAAACATAATAAAACAAAACAAGACATTCTGAGAGAGATGCCAGATGAGCCAGTTTGTATGGATGATTCCTTTCAATTCTGTGATGTTTTGTTCTCTCGTATATCTCAGCAGGCTGTTTTTTTAACTCAGACATCACAAGAGCTTAGCTTTTCTCCAACAGCCAAAGAGCCAGGTCCCTCCTTTCGTGCACACCAGGAACCTGGCCCCTCTCATACACCCCAGGAGCCTGACATCTTTCACACATGCCAAGCACCCACTCCCTCCACTCCAGAGAAACAGTTATTGCCTAGTCAGACACCATATTCTTTCAATTCTGTAACACCTGAAGAAGCTAATGTTGTACATTTATTCAAAGCTTTATGTCCTGGAGGAGTAGCAGCaaaggtcatgtgtgaggtctaTTTTGCTCTTTCTGGTGATATTGGTAAAGTTAATAAGAAATCTTTCACTGCTATTGAACTGAACCAAGTGAAGGGAGATATAAGAGAGCTAGACATTACCACACTATATAAACTTTTAAGGTTTGCATGTGATTTGGCTGCACCTGGTGATGCTATTTGGATCACTCAAGGTGACACTCTTGAatattgtctcaactctgtaaaAACCATGAGAAATGAATTGGCTCACAAGATAATTTGCATTAGCAATGAGGATCTCAAGTCAAAGATTCAGAATTTAGAATGCCTCTTAGAAAGTATTTTGCTTAAAGCTAGTTCTTTATCAAAGAAGGACTTAAAGGATAAAATTGACAACATGAAAAATGAAATACAACCACTTGCTGAACCACCACCTTTCTTGCTTGATAAAGAGAATTACTTAACTAAGATAAAAATTCTCCAAGAAACATTAGCAAGCCAGATGGCGCATGATGCTGAAAAAGAGCTACTCAACCAGTATAGTCTTGATGCTTTCACAAATATTTCTCCAGTTACATGGAGTTATACTGACCAACATAGAAATATGACCAtagacaagctatttacagatttGGAAATTGTGGATGCTGTTGATGTGAAAATTGGAAATACATTTTCCTTGAAAGAGAGAGTGTTTCCTGTGTTATTAGAACAAAGTGAGGAGATAGGGTCAAGAGTTATTATTGTACAAGGTGTTGCAGGGGCTGGAAAGACATCCCTATGTAAGTTCCTCATTCATCTTTGGACAACTTGTCAAAAACATGTCAGCCAGAAATCTGTTGATTTACTAATCTATATACAGTGCAGATATGTTACTACATCTTCTATATCATCATACTTGAAAACCATTTTGCCAAAGACATTCAGGTGCATTGATATGGATGATATCATTCCTTTGATGCAGGAATCAAGGGTGACGTTCTTGGTAGATGGCTATGATGAAGCTCGCACTGAGGCCAAGGATCTTTTAGATGATATTCTCAAATTTTTACCAGAAAGTAAAATGATCATAACTTCAAGGCCACAGTGGGTACCAAAACTTAAATCTAAAGTTAACCAAATTTCCTCAAGTTGCATGAAAGTACTCAGTTTGACAGGCTTCAAGAATGACAAACGGAATGAATTTATTCAAAAACTCTTTGATGTTACACTAGGGGTAAATCAACAGCAAAGATGTAACCAGTTTTTTGCTTACCTGAATAAACTGGGAGAACAGCTGGAGGTACTTACAGAGTTGCCACTGACTTTAACACTTTTAGTTATGTTATGGATAGATGACTGCAAGAATGCTATGGAAGCAAAGACCATTACACAGCTCTATAGAAAACTCATAGAATTTATGCTGAAGAGACTCAGTTCCAAGCTCAACATATCTGATCACGAACAATGCCGGGAATGGATGTTAACCTTGGGAGAAATAGCATGGGCTAATCTTAAAAAAAATCAGCATTACCTAGATAAAAGAAATGTAACTAAACTTAAAAGAAAAGCAGACAGCTTGCATGTTGATGGCATGGCAGCAATTTCAACATTCTTGCATTGTGATATCCAGATTTCCCTTACCGATTCTCATGAGTTTTGGACATTTGCACACAACTGTCAGCAAGAATTCCTAGCAGCCGAATTTATTGTTGAAGATGTGATAGTGAATGATAAATCACTCAGAGATATTCTAGGATTCCATGGAGGTGATGGAGAAGACAAGAAGCTACAGAGATTAATCCCAGTAATAGAATTTATAACTGGTTTACTATCCCAAGAAAATGAGATAACAAAAGAAAGGGCAAGTGAAATTATTCAGATAGCTTTAGTACAGACACCATGGTCTTTCATTGCAATGAGTCGTATAGTTCAGGATATGTTAGAGACAAATGTAGAAGCTAAAGAAATCCTCAAAAACATGTTTAAAGGACAAACATTATCAGATTTCCTTGATGGCTATGACCCACAGAGTGTAAAGTGGGTCCTTGAGAACACATCCTTAGGCATCCCTTCTTGTATTCGACTGAGAAACTCTGTTACTGCTGTACTCAAGATGGAACCTTTATTACAGCTACTAAATAAGAAATCTTGTCATCCTGAGATTATCATATCCATTGATTATGTTAAAAGTACTGAAAAGGCAATAGAATTTGTGAGGAATCTTAAAGAGCCATTAGGGACATTCATTCTGCTGACTTGGAACTCTCACTCACTCATTGAACTCATTAAAAATTGGCCATGGGATCAATCCTTGCATTTGTCTTTTCCTTACGAAGTTTTCCCTCTTCTGTGGTGGGAACTTGTTATATGCCTGACAAAGCAAAATATTGCTGTTAATACTCTTATTTATAGCTCCAGGAACCAAGATTGTGAGAAATTAATTGAGGAGGGAGCAAAATCTCTACACCTAACCTGTAAGACTGATgaatcactggatgctggggatATAATCATTTCATGCTGAAACATGAAAGAACATGTCAAGACTGAATAACCATAAGCTTTTATAGGCTAATATATAATGTTTTTGCAAATTTAAACTAGAAATGCTCTACTGTAAATGTAATTAAgaggaacctctacttgtgagcgtgtccacgtgcaagtttttccaaatacgagcagttgatgggtcgattttttgcttccatacacgagcaaaatttccacaagcgagcagacctcaaggcaggttccttgacactggtgaggggctcttgctcttgatctcgggaattgtatctcatttgtttgttgggctatcttattgaaacttgggcaatgtaggatggaaagatgcttcttaacatacaccaaaaatgaaagagatctaagcataaataatggagttcacttctcagcaattagccaccccttagcggcaatttcgaatggtttttatggttgtattctcgttttttggtctcatttgatagaatggaagatatattacagaaatagatatgattttgattgctttcatgagaTAAGTACCttggagaaatggtccattgcttggccaTTCCAGTATGCAgttgtgaatgggttgacattatttatacaattaatgcaataaggaataacagtaaatcttatattttttgtgtgaataaaagttacaaattataataataataataataataataataataatatgtataataataatacgtttaACAATTGTGTAATAATATAAtacgaggttttgtgtgcgaggggcttggacttccagcaggcatgcgtgagcgtgtttgataggagtgaatggagacaaatggtttttaatacttgacgtgctgttggagtgtgagcaaagtaacatttatgaagggattcagggaaaccggcaggccggacttgagtcctggagatgggaagtacagtgcctgcactctgaaggaggggtgttaatgttgcagtttaaaaactgtagtgtaaagcacccttctggcaagacagtgatggagtgaatgatggtgaaagtttttctttttcgggccaccctgccttggtgggaatcggccagtgtgataataaaaaaaaaaaaaaaaaaaaatattatatatgtattattattatatattatatatgtattattattatatattatatatgtattattattatatattatatatgtattattattatatattatatatgtattatatgtattatatattatatatgtattatatgtattatatattatatatgtattatatgtattatatattatatatgtattatatgtattatatattatatatgtattatatgtattatatattatatatgtattattattatgcataATAATATACTACATGTAATAACAGACAgcttcaaaaggctgtcactagatagcagtgtttaccacaataaAGAGGGAgaggttgtggccgcctccacctgttacacaatgacatattttattcattctagagtatatatcaggtttctattttatttatattgtttgttttgtcatattagatgaactgtgatagataaataagccatatacaTGTAGATGAtgttagcgaaattattcatgaagtattttgcccggtctccagacaaactctcgtccaccgccgacaccgcccataccactacatgaatgacatattttattcattctagagtatatatcatgtttctatgttattcatattgtttgttatgtcatattagatgaactgtgatagataaataagccgtagagttgatattagcaaaattattgaagtacagaattccactggaacagattaattggatttcaattaatttaaatggggaaaattgactctgaaaacaagcaaatccagttgcaagcaaggtcatggaacagattaaactcgcaagtagaggttccactgtacatacttACAGCAATTACGAGGGAAAGATGCTtattcaggtaaactccaggttgtccCTTTTTCTtatcattaatttcttttaatgcTTTAAAGTTGTCAGTAGTTGTAGCATTCTGCCTTGTCTGGGAGCTTCATTTATTTTTATATCCTCTTATGGACTAGCGTTGTCTTAACAAATATTTTCTTGTATCTTCCAAAGAGGACTTATCCACTGTTTCCTACATTTctttataaatttttttttttagttctggaatccattttttttttattatatgtaaCCTTGTATAGATGAAAATTACAcatgctttatcaatacaaataccaggacataatttgaagacagtagaactatatacagaagatgaggtaatcagtccctcagccttagaggtggtgtgaagagcaccgtagtcatgaaAAATCTGGAGTAcaagcaagaaggctggcgcttatatgcTGGCATCAGATGAAAAGGGGACAGGTAACAGATGAAGGGATTGtcggtaggcgggattccccagtggaagtaggtcttaCCTAAGGGATTGGTTAGTAGAAGTGAtgaaggttgtggagatgtcctctgaaccaagattccatgatattgcgttgataaagccactggatggcaaaatgtctacaCTAGGATACcgagatgttgcatatgtgtctaattttcatcttgtcattattgtataccattcatgtacaacttgtcagacactgcaacatcatggcatcttttttttttttttttt
The Cherax quadricarinatus isolate ZL_2023a unplaced genomic scaffold, ASM3850222v1 Contig5159, whole genome shotgun sequence genome window above contains:
- the LOC128705248 gene encoding uncharacterized protein, with amino-acid sequence MAMIDENVSLLPAVHPTMERCNLVRHSVVLTFSEVYKHMSLLKGRSIYDYCIQENAPGYIKHVFSVEENDMVQTSIAPEHLNLKVLYKLVRYVCGLAPREDDTWHNKDSLEFLINSAWEQMETLNEAAALTDQCLNHRLDILQQCLSKILDKVQEMKQVDVETVRREVLKNSTMTPVGPCANASSSSDIPYMYKILTQHIIHRIFVMVFKQLNCLNEKSIYDYLKEDTNIRRPMVCFTRREKDILKNKSFQPENVSIHLLYKLLPRVCDLSSHKEWPTSQNTIEYCLFCIKQEHDCAAFLDVQKFANNSHKLYRYLDRILSMIAEKHNKTKQDILREMPDEPVCMDDSFQFCDVLFSRISQQAVFLTQTSQELSFSPTAKEPGPSFRAHQEPGPSHTPQEPDIFHTCQAPTPSTPEKQLLPSQTPYSFNSVTPEEANVVHLFKALCPGGVAAKVMCEVYFALSGDIGKVNKKSFTAIELNQVKGDIRELDITTLYKLLRFACDLAAPGDAIWITQGDTLEYCLNSVKTMRNELAHKIICISNEDLKSKIQNLECLLESILLKASSLSKKDLKDKIDNMKNEIQPLAEPPPFLLDKENYLTKIKILQETLASQMAHDAEKELLNQYSLDAFTNISPVTWSYTDQHRNMTIDKLFTDLEIVDAVDVKIGNTFSLKERVFPVLLEQSEEIGSRVIIVQGVAGAGKTSLCKFLIHLWTTCQKHVSQKSVDLLIYIQCRYVTTSSISSYLKTILPKTFRCIDMDDIIPLMQESRVTFLVDGYDEARTEAKDLLDDILKFLPESKMIITSRPQWVPKLKSKVNQISSSCMKVLSLTGFKNDKRNEFIQKLFDVTLGVNQQQRCNQFFAYLNKLGEQLEVLTELPLTLTLLVMLWIDDCKNAMEAKTITQLYRKLIEFMLKRLSSKLNISDHEQCREWMLTLGEIAWANLKKNQHYLDKRNVTKLKRKADSLHVDGMAAISTFLHCDIQISLTDSHEFWTFAHNCQQEFLAAEFIVEDVIVNDKSLRDILGFHGGDGEDKKLQRLIPVIEFITGLLSQENEITKERASEIIQIALVQTPWSFIAMSRIVQDMLETNVEAKEILKNMFKGQTLSDFLDGYDPQSVKWVLENTSLGIPSCIRLRNSVTAVLKMEPLLQLLNKKSCHPEIIISIDYVKSTEKAIEFVRNLKEPLGTFILLTWNSHSLIELIKNWPWDQSLHLSFPYEVFPLLWWELVICLTKQNIAVNTLIYSSRNQDCEKLIEEGAKSLHLTCKTDESLDAGDIIISC